Genomic segment of Planctomycetaceae bacterium:
GAGCCTGACGAATCAACTGCCGCACCTGCGGTTCCGAACGCAGGCCGAGTCGCTGCAGCAGTTCAATCGCTATTCGCTTTGTGGATTCGCTGCTGCCGCCGGTCCCCGCCAGGCCGCTGACGAGTCCGTACGCCACCAACTGGTTTGGGTGTTCTCCCGCCAGTTGTGTGATGTCCTTGATGCGCACGACCGGCCCCGAGACCGGACGCGTCACCTGCTGAGCCCGCGCATCGCAGAACGGCACGGCCAGAAGCGTGAACAGCAGCAATCGTGCAACAGAAACGGAACAATGCATCGGAATCAAAATTCGTCAGGGCCGTGCACAGGGGACGGCTGTGGAATTGAGTTCATTCGATTCGGCGGGTCACACGACCGGCTGTCGTCGAATGTGTGTCCATCGGCTGGCTGCCGGGTCAGAAGGGCCAGATCTTGTTGATTCCGCGACCGAGCCAGCCCTGGCGAGTGAAGCGTCGTTCGGCACCGTCGCTTTCGTAGGCGGTCTGCATGTTGGCGATGTATTGGGACGCGACTGTGTTGTCCGGCCCGATGTCGATGGCTCGCACCGCTCCGGTGACTCGCAGTGTTCTGGCTTCACCTTCGATGATGATGCGGCGGTGTCCGGACAGCAGCAGGTTTCCGTTAGGCATCACGCCGACAACCATCACGGTCATGCGGTCGGTGATGGCTCGTGAATTCGAATAGCTGGCTTCGCCGGAAAACTTGCGGTCGGTGTCCTTGTTCAGGTTCAGACTGCCGTTGGCCGAACTGGTTCCCAGGTCGCCTCCCGTGGAACTGGCAATGTCGAACACACCGGAAGCCGAAGTGGCTTTCGTCAGAGCCTTGTCTTCACGGTTGTCCACTTCCGTCGATTCGCTGACAACGATCGTCAGCAGATCGCCGACGCGCCGCGCGCGGGAATCGTGAAACAGGTACGCTCGCTGAGGATTCCGCTGTTCCCACAGCGAATCAGCGCGGCATTCCATCGAAGTGCCGCAGCACACTGACGCCAGCAGCATCAGGCACGCGCGGCCGTTTCCGTGCGGTCCGGTCATCTGATTGTCCCCCTGAACATTCCGCTCGCACGACTGACCGGCAGGCGGTCCGCCGTTCGGCGGCTAACGCAACTGAATTTCCACATGTCCGGCCGATGTCACCCGACCGGGAATCACGCGGTTCGATTCCAGGTTCTTCACCTGAATCACATCGCCCACTCGTCCCGGCTGCATCGCCTCAGCCGCTCTGAGAGTCACGCGGGCGATGCCGCAGGACGCGGTCACCTGCACTCGATCGCGGGCCTTCACGACGATCGGTCGCTGCTCGGGCGCAGGTTCGTGCAGGTCCTTCAATGACAGAATCTCACCGGGCTGCACGGACCGCCGCGGACGGTGGCCGATGACCTGCGAGTCATCCGGTTCGTCTTCGTTGGTGGCAAGAAACCGGTTTTCAAACTGAACGTCCGACGAGGTCAGCACCTGATCCCGGCGGAACGACACTTTCGCAACAGCCACGCGCTGGCGCCGCAGGATGTCGACTTTGGCACTGCGAGTCGCCACCAGAGTGCGGTCCTTCCAGAGCCGCACGGTCATGCTGGATTGCCCCGGTTCGGTGCGAATCGGCGGGAGCACTTCGGCTCGCAGTCCGGT
This window contains:
- the flgA gene encoding flagellar basal body P-ring formation chaperone FlgA, producing the protein MRHRVHTILPIAALLFAGIHVSRSVNAQTTAGAGEGISVRLNAETTVTARDVQLQHVATIRCRDARIAAQIGAVDVASLKDDETSKTLSTSFVRIRLLLAGWQADRLVVDGPPTITISYREAQPLTDVDIELAALSTVQTVFGAEPDELRVRLTSPFMQVLPRNIQEQTGLRAEVLPPIRTEPGQSSMTVRLWKDRTLVATRSAKVDILRRQRVAVAKVSFRRDQVLTSSDVQFENRFLATNEDEPDDSQVIGHRPRRSVQPGEILSLKDLHEPAPEQRPIVVKARDRVQVTASCGIARVTLRAAEAMQPGRVGDVIQVKNLESNRVIPGRVTSAGHVEIQLR
- a CDS encoding flagellar basal body L-ring protein FlgH, with amino-acid sequence MTGPHGNGRACLMLLASVCCGTSMECRADSLWEQRNPQRAYLFHDSRARRVGDLLTIVVSESTEVDNREDKALTKATSASGVFDIASSTGGDLGTSSANGSLNLNKDTDRKFSGEASYSNSRAITDRMTVMVVGVMPNGNLLLSGHRRIIIEGEARTLRVTGAVRAIDIGPDNTVASQYIANMQTAYESDGAERRFTRQGWLGRGINKIWPF